In a single window of the Cucurbita pepo subsp. pepo cultivar mu-cu-16 chromosome LG18, ASM280686v2, whole genome shotgun sequence genome:
- the LOC111780489 gene encoding uncharacterized protein LOC111780489 — MKEGKEETEFVSPGEVLGKISDLKAGRGAYVANNTVYASLSGFRRIIPPPTASSDLKSTVEVTGHKAHGAVPAPGSIVIARVTKVMSRMASADIMCVGPNSVKEKFTGIIRQQDVRATEIDKVDMHLSFRPGDIVKALVLSLVDARAYHLSTAKNELGVVSAESTAGAVMVPISWTEMQCPLTAQIQQRKVAKVGGHQILSYSPPMASLHLLQPLTFLSSHSAPLFSQYSHPIRFKPSFAQKPLSPKPLTLPFALAESDSAKSLEPDPQVLLQELADSFDLSRDYFEKLPRDLRLDLNDAAFDLSNGPVIDECGQEMGEILLNLSRAWEVADTSTSHTLVSKLPSLVQSLTENYKSGLGKRLISAGRRFQSMGQYGQGELQKIAKAMNTTGKLLSASSAPKVAEQPKNETRMFKFGELQVELTADKANIGAAIGVVFGVISWQLGQGVQSIPESSLQYANDNALLLAKSLRGALLAVSYSSTVLSAFTAVGLVLLARQLKSKEEIWNNNLISQSNWFISPKWDHIEAFHFQK, encoded by the exons ATGAAAGAAGGCAAGGAGGAGACTGAGTTCGTCTCTCCAGGTGAAGTTCTCGGAAAAATTTCGGACTTAAAAGCTGGAAGAGGCGCTTATGTTGCCAACAACACTGTTTATGCTTCTCTTTCTGGTTTCCGCCGCATTATTCCCCCTCCGACTGCCTCTTCGGATTTG AAATCAACTGTGGAAGTGACTGGTCATAAGGCCCATGGAGCTGTTCCAGCTCCTGGATCTATTGTCATTGCTCGA GTCACAAAAGTAATGTCTAGAATGGCATCAGCTGATATCATGTGTGTTGGTCCGAATTCTGTGAAGGAGAAGTTTACTGGAATTATAAG GCAACAAGACGTTCGAGCAACGGAGATTGATAAAGTAGATATGCATTTATCATTTCGTCCTGGTGACATTGTCAAAGCTCTTGTT CTTTCTCTTGTAGATGCAAGGGCCTATCATCTATCAACTGCAAAAAACGAACTCGGCGTCGTCTCTGCCGAAAGTACAGCAG GTGCAGTGATGGTTCCCATAAGTTGGACAGAAATGCAGTGTCCATTAACGGCCCAAATTCAGCAAAGAAAAGTTGCCAAAGTTGGAGGA CACCAGATTCTCTCTTACTCACCTCCAATGGCTTCTCTTCACCTTCTTCAACCTCtcacttttctctcttcccATTCTGCCCCTCTCTTTTCCCAATATTCCCATCCGATCCGCTTCAAACCCTCCTTTGCCCAAAAGCCCCTTTCACCAAAACCCCTCACTCTTCCCTTTGCTCTCGCCGAATCCGACTCCGCCAAGTCCTTAGAACCCGACCCCCAAGTTCTCCTTCAAGAACTGGCC GACAGTTTTGATCTCTCGCGAGATTACTTCGAAAAACTTCCCCGTGATCTTCGTCTTGAT CTCAATGATGCTGCGTTTGATCTCTCTAATGGACCCGTTATTGATGAG TGTGGTCAAGAAATGGGTGAAATATTGCTAAATCTCTCTCGAGCATGGGAAGTAGCTGACACCTCCACTTCACATACTTTAGTAAGCAAGCTCCCCTCGTTGGTGCAATCTTTGACTGAAAATTACAAGTCAG GACTTGGCAAGCGTTTGATATCTGCTGGAAGAAGGTTCCAATCAATGGGACAGTACGGTCAGGGCGAACTACAGAAG ATTGCCAAAGCAATGAACACAACTGGAAAGCTTCTGTCTGCATCATCTGCTCCGAAAGTAGCCGAACAGCCGAAGAACGAAACCAGAATGTTTAAG TTCGGAGAGCTTCAAGTTGAACTGACTGCCGATAAGGCGAACATCGGTGCAGCAATTGGTGTCGTATTTGG AGTAATTTCATGGCAACTGGGTCAGGGCGTTCAGAGCATTCCTGAGAGTTCTCTGCAGTATGCAAATGACAATGCTTTACTTCTAGCCAAG TCATTGAGAGGTGCTCTACTGGCGGTTTCGTACTCGTCGACGGTTTTGTCTGCTTTTACTGCTGTGGGATTAGTCTTACTTGCTAGACAACTTAAATCAAAGGAAGA